The proteins below come from a single Benincasa hispida cultivar B227 chromosome 4, ASM972705v1, whole genome shotgun sequence genomic window:
- the LOC120076478 gene encoding stemmadenine O-acetyltransferase-like, translating into MKRFFDLRRYLPSSTVYKYFSNLSLKLSNSSLCFPNREKMKLELEVTSEELVKPSSPTPANLRRYKLSFLDQVTADVYNPMVYFYQLNRDSNFTKIQIKNHLKNTLSAVLSDYYPLAGRVNYADFVIDCNDDGIPFLETRVKFNLHDVVSRSFPEDLNCLVPFELDRLNEISMGVQLNFFECGGIGLGVCVSHKIADALSFFSVVNSWARAARGEAEAIGRPHLVAAKLFPPRNAAVYNTGNSIVRDRVARRFVIDGSKVEAIREKYAERAAMEGQRRPTKVEALSAFIYGRFLAAIEDESSAQTDRLFLVCHTVNIRQKLDPPLPQNAFGNYYRNAMTLPSAQTLADPNCCALVNEVRLQIAKINAEFLRQFQEENAQVEIIKATSARFAKGEIVSCAFTSLCRFPLYDADFGWGSPLWAASPALPFKNLVVFMDTKSGDGAVDAIVHLKESHMKRFEVDCEFLKFASPTAF; encoded by the exons ATGAAGAGATTCTTTGACCTGCGACGATATTTGCCGTCTTCCactgtttataaatatttttcaaatctcTCCCTGAAACTATCAAACTCATCACTTTGCTTTCCTAacagagagaaaatgaagcTTGAACTTGAAGTAACTTCAGAGGAACTGGTCAAGCCTTCTTCTCCGACGCCGGCCAATCTCCGCCGTTACAAACTCTCATTTCTCGATCAAGTCACCGCCGATGTCTACAATCCTATGGTCTATTTCTACCAACTCAACAGAGATTCAAACTTCACCAAAATCCAAATAAAGAATCACCTCAAAAACACCCTCTCCGCCGTCTTGTCGGACTACTATCCCCTCGCCGGCCGAGTCAATTACGCGGATTTCGTAATCGATTGCAACGACGACGGCATTCCTTTCTTAGAAACCCGTGTCAAATTCAATCTCCACGACGTCGTTTCCAGGTCCTTCCCCGAGGATCTCAACTGCCTCGTCCCGTTCGAACTGGATCGACTCAACGAAATTTCCATGGGAGTTCAACTGAACTTCTTCGAATGCGGCGGAATCGGCCTCGGCGTTTGCGTTTCGCATAAAATTGCTGATGCTCTGTCGTTTTTCTCCGTTGTGAACAGCTGGGCGAGAGCCGCGCGCGGCGAGGCGGAGGCTATAGGCCGGCCGCATTTAGTGGCTGCGAAGCTGTTTCCACCGAGGAACGCGGCTGTTTATAACACTGGGAACAGCATCGTGAGAGATAGAGTTGCAAGGAGATTTGTTATAGACGGTTCGAAAGTGGAAGCCATTAGAGAGAAATATGCAGAGAGAGCGGCCATGGAAGGCCAGAGGCGTCCTACGAAAGTTGAAGCCTTATCAGCTTTTATTTATGGCCGTTTCCTTGCCGCCATTGAAGACGAATCCTCTGCTCAAACTGATCG aTTATTCCTAGTGTGTCATACGGTGAATATACGCCAAAAACTAGACCCACCGCTTCCACAAAATGCGTTCGGAAATTACTACAGAAACGCCATGACCCTCCCTTCTGCCCAAACACTGGCCGACCCCAACTGCTGTGCCCTGGTCAACGAGGTCAGACTTCAGATCGCCAAAATCAACGCCGAGTTTCTCAGGCAATTCCAAGAAGAGAACGCGCAAGTGGAGATCATCAAAGCCACGTCCGCCAGATTCGCCAAAGGCGAGATCGTGTCCTGCGCCTTCACCAGCCTCTGCCGATTCCCTCTCTACGACGCCGACTTCGGCTGGGGATCGCCGCTCTGGGCGGCCTCGCCGGCGCTGCCTTTCAAAAACCTCGTCGTTTTTATGGACACCAAGTCCGGCGACGGCGCCGTTGATGCTATCGTTCATTTGAAGGAATCGCACATGAAGAGGTTTGAAGTAGATTGCGAGTTTCTCAAGTTTGCTTCTCCTACTGCcttttaa
- the LOC120075085 gene encoding protein HHL1, chloroplastic isoform X1, with the protein MEVAMSLNALVRIPLSNSKLQEDGLVRHSLFSARTMQKPEQRHRHTLVVEAKGKKGMQARQSQRPAPPPLPKIEDDGNPKFVIFIRMANVYLWYPLSLINGGTTAKIMVAAKDNFLGKYIYKDTLARNLAAVIYRDEKEIQKTAFKQFRVLRTATEFRYGYKLVENGNLRSALSTTDVIELPTQDQLKTVLDKVKDFFGDAKESFGKLTALGSPEGEESDEESNEKAKVKT; encoded by the exons ATGGAGGTCGCCATGTCTCTCAACGCTCTGGTTCGGATTCCCCTTTCGAATTCCAAGCTACAGGAAGATGGGCTTGTCCGGCACTCCCTCTTTTCGGCGAGGACGATGCAGAAGCCTGAGCAGAGGCACCGCCACACTCTCGTCGTCGAAGCCAAAGGCAAAAAAGGGATGCAAGCTCGTCAGTCTCAAAGGCCTGCGCCTCCACCGCTGCCCAAGATTGAAGACGACGGCAACCCTAAATTTGTTATCTTCATCCGTATGGCCAAT GTTTATTTGTGGTACCCGCTGAGTCTTATAAATGGTGGCACAACCGCCAAAATCATGGTTGCAGCTAAAGATAATTTTCTtggaaaatatatctacaaagATACTTTGGCTAGGAACCTTGCTGCTGTTATTTACCGT GATGAAAAGGAGATACAAAAGACAGCATTCAAACAGTTCCGCGTGTTGCGGACAGCAACAGAGTTCAGATATGGCTACAAGCTTGTT GAAAATGGCAATTTGAGATCTGCACTTTCTACCACAGATGTAATCGAG CTTCCAACTCAAGATCAGCTGAAGACAGTTCTCGATAAAGTTAAAGACTTCTTTGGAGATGCAAAGGAATCATTTGGCAAACTCACTGCACTAGGCTCACCTGAAGGCGAGGAATCAGATGAGGAGTCTAATGAGAAGGCCAA GGTTAAAACTTGA
- the LOC120075085 gene encoding protein HHL1, chloroplastic isoform X2, giving the protein MEVAMSLNALVRIPLSNSKLQEDGLVRHSLFSARTMQKPEQRHRHTLVVEAKGKKGMQARQSQRPAPPPLPKIEDDGNPKFVIFIRMANVYLWYPLSLINGGTTAKIMVAAKDNFLGKYIYKDTLARNLAAVIYRDEKEIQKTAFKQFRVLRTATEFRYGYKLVENGNLRSALSTTDVIELPTQDQLKTVLDKVKDFFGDAKESFGKLTALGSPEGEESDEESNEKAK; this is encoded by the exons ATGGAGGTCGCCATGTCTCTCAACGCTCTGGTTCGGATTCCCCTTTCGAATTCCAAGCTACAGGAAGATGGGCTTGTCCGGCACTCCCTCTTTTCGGCGAGGACGATGCAGAAGCCTGAGCAGAGGCACCGCCACACTCTCGTCGTCGAAGCCAAAGGCAAAAAAGGGATGCAAGCTCGTCAGTCTCAAAGGCCTGCGCCTCCACCGCTGCCCAAGATTGAAGACGACGGCAACCCTAAATTTGTTATCTTCATCCGTATGGCCAAT GTTTATTTGTGGTACCCGCTGAGTCTTATAAATGGTGGCACAACCGCCAAAATCATGGTTGCAGCTAAAGATAATTTTCTtggaaaatatatctacaaagATACTTTGGCTAGGAACCTTGCTGCTGTTATTTACCGT GATGAAAAGGAGATACAAAAGACAGCATTCAAACAGTTCCGCGTGTTGCGGACAGCAACAGAGTTCAGATATGGCTACAAGCTTGTT GAAAATGGCAATTTGAGATCTGCACTTTCTACCACAGATGTAATCGAG CTTCCAACTCAAGATCAGCTGAAGACAGTTCTCGATAAAGTTAAAGACTTCTTTGGAGATGCAAAGGAATCATTTGGCAAACTCACTGCACTAGGCTCACCTGAAGGCGAGGAATCAGATGAGGAGTCTAATGAGAAGGCCAAGTGA
- the LOC120075659 gene encoding protein WVD2-like 7 isoform X2 encodes MGESACLLRSFSHPSDASREAKEGDPIRALGESISFGRFMSESLAWEKWSAFSHNRYQEELEKFSKPGSVAQKKAYFEAHYKRKAAQKAAAELEEANTTATTNQVETEEKEFCSSSCVEPEPLRSSSQVIETNEQQNFVQNAEFVSPTDADARDSMNEERMVEILITDKVEEEVLDQNNSMETAPNIENGSQNEKDEDHSKTVVAEEAKTPAVNPPAEKEIMSSGGSLKRLRNYSSKLLTRSWSSKPQSSPTKQATTSSQRYIHKGNATPKKIGRTSPKLPQIGRKRTHMSSLAASKETSTPSHKFVSRVAASVNGLLKQPLIKPPLENIRCLKSLNATGTGSKERPPLICSPFSFRSEERVAKRREFFQKLEEKANSKEMEQKQLQARCQERKKNDISKLSQSRNFEAKANQDNQGSKSTTDHIKKIPVTRPRSPKLGRKSASSSAVQNISSLPPKRPSVTSNDSKSVVRKRYESTTQSVTSFGKKTNGCENFSPNIQT; translated from the exons ATGGGTGAATCGGCTTGCCTTCTCAGATCCTTCTCTCATCCTTCTGATGCTTCACGGGAGGCAAAAGAG GGAGATCCAATTCGAGCTCTTGGAGAATCCATTTCCTTTGGAAGGTTTATGTCAGAGTCTCTTGCTTGGGAGAAATGGTCTGCATTCTCTCATAACCGTTACCAGGAAGAACTTGAAAAATTCTCTAAACCGGGTTCTGTTGCTCAGAAGAAAGCATATTTTGAAGCTCACTACAAGAGGAAAGCTGCACAAAAAGCAGCAGCTGAGCTTGAGGAAGCAAACACTACAGCGACAACAAATCAAGTCGAAACCGAGGAAAAAGAATTTTGCTCCAGCTCTTGTGTGGAGCCAGAGCCGTTGAGATCAAGCAGCCAAGTGATCGAAACTAATGAACAACAGAATTTTGTTCAGAATGCTGAGTTTGTATCTCCCACAGATGCTGATGCACGTGATTCTATGAATGAGGAGCGTATGGTGGAAATATTAATAACAGACAAGGTGGAAGAAGAAGTTCTTGATCAAAACAATTCCATGGAGACTGCTCCTAATATTGAAAATGGCAGCCAGAATGAGAAGGATGAAGATCACAGCAAAACCGTGGTTGCTGAAGAAGCGAAAACTCCGGCCGTGAAT CCACCTGCTGAAAAGGAGATTATGTCTTCAGGAGGAAGCTTGAAAAGATTAAGGAATTACTCCTCCAAATTACTAACTCGAAGTTGGTCATCAAAGCCTCAATCTTCTCCAACCAAACAAGCAACAACCTCCAGTCAACGGTACATACACAAGGGTAATGCGACTCCAAAGA AAATAGGTAGAACAAGTCCAAAACTTCCACAAATTGGAAGAAAGAGGACGCATATGAGTTCTCTTGCAGCATCCAAAGAGACTTCAACACCTTCTCATAAGTTTGTCAGTAGGGTAGCG GCATCTGTTAATGGATTGTTAAAGCAACCTTTGATCAAACCTCCATTAGAAAATATAAG ATGCTTGAAATCCTTAAATGCAACTGGAACTGGAAGCAAAGAACGGCCTCCTCTTATATGTTCTCCTTTCAGCTTCAGGAGTGAAGAAAGAGTGGCAAAACGGAGAGAG TTCTTTCAAAAGCTTGAAGAAAAAGCTAATTCCAAAGAGATGGAGCAAAAGCAACTGCAGGCTAGATGTCAG gaaagaaagaagaatgacaTTAGCAAATTAAGTCAAAGCAGGAATTTTGAAGCCAAGGCAAAtcaagataaccagggatcaaAATCAACTACCGATCACATTAAAAAG ATCCCTGTCACGAGACCTCGATCGCCCAAACTAGGGAGGAAATCAGCAAGCAGCAGCGCAGTACAGAATATAAGCTCTCTGCCTCCAAAGAGGCCATCAGTCACTTCCAATGATTCCAAGAGTGTAGTAAGAAAGAGGTACGAAAGCACCACTCAATCAGTCACTTCTTTTGGGAAGAAAACGAATGGCTGTGaaaatttttctccaaatatCCAGACTTGA
- the LOC120075659 gene encoding protein WVD2-like 7 isoform X1 encodes MGESACLLRSFSHPSDASREAKEGDPIRALGESISFGRFMSESLAWEKWSAFSHNRYQEELEKFSKPGSVAQKKAYFEAHYKRKAAQKAAAELEEANTTATTNQVETEEKEFCSSSCVEPEPLRSSSQVIETNEQQNFVQNAEFVSPTDADARDSMNEERMVEILITDKVEEEVLDQNNSMETAPNIENGSQNEKDEDHSKTVVAEEAKTPAVNPPAEKEIMSSGGSLKRLRNYSSKLLTRSWSSKPQSSPTKQATTSSQRYIHKGNATPKSKKPVGNIVEHLSMKSVHMSMNFNSGLKEIGRTSPKLPQIGRKRTHMSSLAASKETSTPSHKFVSRVAASVNGLLKQPLIKPPLENIRCLKSLNATGTGSKERPPLICSPFSFRSEERVAKRREFFQKLEEKANSKEMEQKQLQARCQERKKNDISKLSQSRNFEAKANQDNQGSKSTTDHIKKIPVTRPRSPKLGRKSASSSAVQNISSLPPKRPSVTSNDSKSVVRKRYESTTQSVTSFGKKTNGCENFSPNIQT; translated from the exons ATGGGTGAATCGGCTTGCCTTCTCAGATCCTTCTCTCATCCTTCTGATGCTTCACGGGAGGCAAAAGAG GGAGATCCAATTCGAGCTCTTGGAGAATCCATTTCCTTTGGAAGGTTTATGTCAGAGTCTCTTGCTTGGGAGAAATGGTCTGCATTCTCTCATAACCGTTACCAGGAAGAACTTGAAAAATTCTCTAAACCGGGTTCTGTTGCTCAGAAGAAAGCATATTTTGAAGCTCACTACAAGAGGAAAGCTGCACAAAAAGCAGCAGCTGAGCTTGAGGAAGCAAACACTACAGCGACAACAAATCAAGTCGAAACCGAGGAAAAAGAATTTTGCTCCAGCTCTTGTGTGGAGCCAGAGCCGTTGAGATCAAGCAGCCAAGTGATCGAAACTAATGAACAACAGAATTTTGTTCAGAATGCTGAGTTTGTATCTCCCACAGATGCTGATGCACGTGATTCTATGAATGAGGAGCGTATGGTGGAAATATTAATAACAGACAAGGTGGAAGAAGAAGTTCTTGATCAAAACAATTCCATGGAGACTGCTCCTAATATTGAAAATGGCAGCCAGAATGAGAAGGATGAAGATCACAGCAAAACCGTGGTTGCTGAAGAAGCGAAAACTCCGGCCGTGAAT CCACCTGCTGAAAAGGAGATTATGTCTTCAGGAGGAAGCTTGAAAAGATTAAGGAATTACTCCTCCAAATTACTAACTCGAAGTTGGTCATCAAAGCCTCAATCTTCTCCAACCAAACAAGCAACAACCTCCAGTCAACGGTACATACACAAGGGTAATGCGACTCCAAAGAGTAAGAAACCTGTAGGGAATATTGTTGAGCATTTGAGCATGAAATCCGTCCACATGTCAATGAATTTTAATTCTGGCCTGAAAGAAATAGGTAGAACAAGTCCAAAACTTCCACAAATTGGAAGAAAGAGGACGCATATGAGTTCTCTTGCAGCATCCAAAGAGACTTCAACACCTTCTCATAAGTTTGTCAGTAGGGTAGCG GCATCTGTTAATGGATTGTTAAAGCAACCTTTGATCAAACCTCCATTAGAAAATATAAG ATGCTTGAAATCCTTAAATGCAACTGGAACTGGAAGCAAAGAACGGCCTCCTCTTATATGTTCTCCTTTCAGCTTCAGGAGTGAAGAAAGAGTGGCAAAACGGAGAGAG TTCTTTCAAAAGCTTGAAGAAAAAGCTAATTCCAAAGAGATGGAGCAAAAGCAACTGCAGGCTAGATGTCAG gaaagaaagaagaatgacaTTAGCAAATTAAGTCAAAGCAGGAATTTTGAAGCCAAGGCAAAtcaagataaccagggatcaaAATCAACTACCGATCACATTAAAAAG ATCCCTGTCACGAGACCTCGATCGCCCAAACTAGGGAGGAAATCAGCAAGCAGCAGCGCAGTACAGAATATAAGCTCTCTGCCTCCAAAGAGGCCATCAGTCACTTCCAATGATTCCAAGAGTGTAGTAAGAAAGAGGTACGAAAGCACCACTCAATCAGTCACTTCTTTTGGGAAGAAAACGAATGGCTGTGaaaatttttctccaaatatCCAGACTTGA
- the LOC120075658 gene encoding two-component response regulator ARR11 has protein sequence MENGFSSPRNDAFPIGLRVLVVDDDPTWLKILEKMLKKCSYEVTTCCLAREALSLLRERKDGYDIVISDVNMPDMDGFKLLEHVGLEMDLPVIMMSVDGETSRVMKGVQHGACDYLLKPIRMKELRNIWQHVLRKKIQEGRDIEGHDVIEGIHILRNMADRYDDSQFLRGEELFSVRKRKDIDKHEDKDFCDTSSTKKARVVWSVDLHQKFVKAVNQIGFDKVGPKKILDLMNVPWLTRENVASHLQKYRLYLSRLQKENDPKACFVVGMKQTDSCSKDGDGNFSLRSSLAMPQNDITNSNFSFSGDNFLLHNVDSIGCEVDRKRIVQEQTSEPKRAATRSVPEPIKTRCTQMKFSNSIHSVEPEGKFAAFDPSNRSCYPWVEAPEIKFKQENKPIVHLEGDFSQFPPTVPPHQVQMDQLQSISSISSGWSATEKDKASSIESKPPYSEDCSQQMVHLNLPKTPTDSLSGKAKSFNEMNDHFDPNSTTTTPMGKNQNFNLSCISNDLGSGLTFATIDEDLQGYLLQDGCYPKNLEHQIIEFPDYGDPGIFTEVPTHLYDAMRFGYDYSYDPTEYPVIDEGLFIA, from the exons ATGGAAAATGGCTTCTCTTCTCCTCGAAATGATGCGTTTCCTATCGGTCTTCGTGTTCTTGTTGTTGATGATGATCCAACATGGCTGAAAATCCTGGAAAAGATGCTCAAGAAGTGCTCTTACGAAG TGACTACATGTTGTTTGGCAAGGGAGGCTCTGAGCCTGCTTagggagagaaaagatggataCGATATCGTAATCAGCGACGTCAACATGCCTGATATGGATGGCTTTAAACTCCTTGAGCATGTGGGATTGGAAATGGACCTGCCAGTTATCA TGATGTCGGTTGATGGAGAAACGAGTAGAGTAATGAAAGGGGTCCAACACGGTGCTTGTGATTATCTTCTGAAGCCAATACGAATGAAAGAACTTAGGAATATATGGCAGCACGTATTGCGAAAAAAAATACAGGAGGGAAGAGATATTGAAGGCCATGATGTTATTGAAGGCATCCACATCCTAAGAAATATGGCAGATAGGTATGATGATAGCCAGTTCCTCAGGGGAGAGGAACTATTTTCAGTGAGGAAACGAAAAGATATTGATAAGCATGAGGACAAAGACTTTTGTGACACTTCTTCCACAAAGAAAGCAAGGGTTGTTTGGTCAGTTGATCTGCACCAGAAATTTGTAAAAGCAGTAAACCAAATAGGTTTTGACA AAGTTGGCCCTAAAAAGATACTTGATCTGATGAATGTTCCATGGCTAACTAGGGAAAATGTAGCTAGCCACTTGCAG AAATATCGCCTCTATTTGAGTCGACTACAGAAAGAAAATGATCCAAAAGCTTGCTTTGTTGTTGGGATGAAACAAACTGATTCGTGTTCAAAGGATGGAGATGGAAACTTCAGCCTTCGTAGCTCATTAGCCATGCCACAAAATGATATCACAAATAGCAACTTCAGTTTCTCAGGTGATAACTTCCTGCTACATAATGTAGATTCCATAGGCTGCGAAGTTGATAGGAAAAGGATTGTTCAAGAGCAAACATCAGAGCCAAAAAGAGCTGCTACTAGGAGTGTTCCTGAACCGATAAAGACACGATGTACGCAGATGAAATTCAGCAATTCTATTCACTCTGTTGAACCTGAAGGGAAGTTTGCAGCATTTGATCCAAGCAACCGAAGCTGTTATCCTTGGGTTGAAGCTCCAGAAATCAAGTTCAAACAAGAAAACAAGCCAATTGTGCATTTAGAAGGAGATTTCAGTCAATTCCCTCCAACGGTTCCACCACATCAAGTTCAAATGGACCAACTACAATCGATTTCATCCATTAGTTCTGGATGGTCAGCAACAGAGAAAGATAAAGCAAGCTCCATTGAAAGTAAGCCTCCATATTCTGAGGACTGTAGCCAACAGATGGTCCATTTAAATCTACCAAAAACTCCAACTGATTCACTTTCTGGCAAGGCTAAGAGTTTCAATGAGATGAATGACCATTTTGATCCCAATTCAACTACTACTACTCCAATGGGCAAAAACCAGAATTTCAATCTTAGCTGCATTTCAAATGATTTAGGAAGTGGGTTAACTTTTGCAACCATTGATGAAGACTTGCAGGGCTATTTGCTTCAAGATGGCTGCTATCCAAAGAACCTTGAACATCAGATTATAGAGTTTCCAGATTATGGTGATCCAGGCATCTTCACTGAAGTTCCTACTCACCTTTACGATGCAATGAGGTTTGGCTATGATTATTCCTATGACCCAACTGAGTATCCGGTGATAGATGAAGGCCTATTTATTGCATGA